DNA from Rosa rugosa chromosome 6, drRosRugo1.1, whole genome shotgun sequence:
gaattttgaaatgaTTGCAAATTATATGGTGCAATTGCATTTCTTTTTTCAACAACAGCTAGGAACAGGCTTGTTGTACTTCGGAATACTCTCCAAGTGTGTATTAGATAAACGTAATAATTACTTAATTAGAGAGGAGTATAAACTTTAAAGTTTAGAATTCGAAGAGACCCGGGGATGCAACGGTAAATGGTTGGTTCTCCCTGATAGATTCTCCAGAGGGAAGGTAGTGAGTATGTGTGGTTCATAAATCACATGGTTGATAGGTTCAACCTTTATGAAATACTTGACTCTGTAGTATTTATGtgagttttctttttcttcttatagAACTTGCATAATCAAGATCTGGGAAACTTAAGGTAGTGTTATTTGGAAGATTTTAGGTCTGAtaaatgtttttttattttattttggagaCCTGGATCTTATGTTTATACCTTAACTCTACCATGGGACTATAGAAGTAACTGTATGGAGACTGTATTAAGCGGTTTGTGTGTTACTGTAATAACTGGCTTTGAATTACTTGTATCTTTCACATTGCTTGTGAATGCAAGATGATAGTATTTATTAACAGATATTTATTACGTATGTCAATTAGAATGACTATGTCTTTTCTAGTTGTCCTCATTGGGAGGGTAAAAGCCCCACTAAGTCCAGCTTGTATTACTTTTGACCTTCGTGGGTTGCAAATGTCAAGCACTTTGTGTGATATTGATTTCTAGTATTTGCTTTACAATACTAAGCTCTATTTCCATTTGAGATGTCACCTAAATTATGCCTCAAAAGATGATAAAAGTTATTGTGAAGCACACCCCTTGTTGGGATATTTTTTCTAGTCAGTTACATGGTACATGATATTAATCTACCATAACCTTTATAATCTTAATCTTAAAGACTATGAAATTTCTAACCTCTTGCTACAAAGTAAGCACATCTTAGGAAAGAAATGATGGATGGTGTTTATTTTCTTGATACCTGAATGAAGTTGTATATGTAGATGTCAATTTAAGAGAAGCCATATGACTTTTAATCTAATGTCATATTAGCCTTTTAGCTGATATTTTACATTCTGTAATACTTCTGTCTTTTGTCTCCAACCTCTTAGTGCAGATGAATTGGTAGAAATTGTCCTGTGCCAACCTTTGTTTTTGTAGCCTTTTGATTAGATAAGTAATGCATGCAGCTTAAGGGCATTGTTCCTTTTGTCACCAAGCTTTTTATGTAGATGTACTGGTGCAAGTTGTGCACAAGCCACAAGTTTGATTGAAGTGATGAGCTTTTTCTCATTACTAAGGTGACCAAAGTTTTGGCCCTTTCATTTTCTCTGGTCATTTGCCTTTTCCTTTGAGAGAGAAATATCAGGATCTTGTTTGCTTCtatttttgtaatttaattGGTTAGAGCTGCTGTAAGCAACATCTGTACCTAAAAAAGTTGATTGAACTGGTTGATGTCAACTCATTTTCTGACTAGGAAGCTTAAGGGTAATTTTTGTGGATTTATACCCATTTTTTCTCTAGGAGAAATTCAGACATGTTTTGGACTGGAAATGATAAGTGGGGTTTAATGTGTTAAAAAGCAATTTCTGTCATGagcaatttcttttttcttcgtAAAGACTTATTATAATTGGATGTAATTATTGTAACATCAGAATCGCTATAAAGCATGCATATATGAAAATAAAACTTAAGAGTATACATCGTTCGATAAAGTCCTACTACATGTCTACTACAATCTTGTCTAGTCTATGATCTTTCACGGTTGTATACAATGTATGGTTATATATCTCTCTAAAATGTTTTTCAAACCCAGTGACTGGTTAGACAATCTTTCACAAAGTAGTTAAAGAAAGCATCATCACAATAACTATTCTTTTGTCTTGGGGTGTAATGAGAACTGTTAGTAGGCTGTAGTTTCTGAAATCAACATTTTGTTTTTGGGAGTTGTTATTAATGCATCACAAATGTTTGTCTATACACCCGCTGCACTTTCTTATTTGTCTTCATTATATAAAATTGTGGTCATAATACCATCTATGCAATAATGAATTCTTCAAAAACAATAGGTGGGTGTtataggggagtgaaattcacactccccattttacaatccacactccatatttcctttttcggtaacttaaattttgtctttagtAGCTTAAATTTTGTGTTGTCATGAGAACTTTAATCAAAAAAGGAAAGGTGTGGATTACAAATtagggagtgtggatttcattCTCCTATcataaacaaaaatcaaaaactcTCTTGTTTTCAACAACAACACCCTTTTGTTTATATTAATTTTATGTACTGTTAGACAGGGCAGCATTTCCTTCTGAGCCAATCCTTAATTTTCTATTGGCATATTTAGAGAGGTTACATCAATTACATTTCTAAATTCTCTTCGAGTTATCAGTTTTAataaatttgaaattgaaaataaatggGTCTTGAGCTTTCAACAGGTAAAGCTTTTATGCATGGAAGATTAATTATGAGGGTTTAGATTGGGATGAGAGgtcttaatttcttattttcAGTTTGCCTGTAATGTAAACCCCTCTCATCATCTTATAGCGGTGTTATGTAGTAATAGTTTAAGTAGACTATGCAAATCCTTGCTCATGCCTGACAGTGTGAACTTACAAAATAATAGTGCTTTGAGTCCAACACCATGCCTGAATCTTGCCATATTTGCATTTTGGCCTCAGCCATTCCTATTCTTTTAATTTGTATTCTCTGCATTAGAAAATTATGATCATACTTTTACACAGATATATTATAAGGATTTTGGTTCCCCTAATCCTTTTATTTCAATTCTCCTATGATCTACAAGCATTATTTGTTGCAACTGATTCAAAACTGCTGTTTTGTGTTTTTCTCTTTGTGAGACTGTTTATGTTTTGAGTGACATTGAAATAAAGAAGAGACGGTAGACCTTCGTTTTGGTAGTTCTTTGTAGCCTGTTACAGCAATATAAAGACCTTCGTTTTGGTAGTTCTTTGTAGCCTGTTACAgcaatataaaataataataataataataagcattGAAGTAGTTGGTATTTTGGTGACTTCACCCAGAATTCTCTGCCACTTCTGAAATTTTTGTTCATAGGTCTGTCAACCCTTCCAATTCATTGCTAATGAAAATGTGTTTTGATGTAACAGATGTACAGTTTGCCTCGCAGAATACCATGGCGATGATGTATTGCGGATCCTCCCTTATTGTGGGCACTCATTCCATGTGACCTGTATAGACATATGGCTTCATCAGCATTCCACGTGTCCTGTTTGTAGAATATCATTGCGCGAGCATCCTGAGAGAAAACATCGTCTGCAACCCTTGTTCAGTTCAGCTATTCGATCTCATTATGGTACAGAATCCTCTGACATCCATTCTTATCGCTATCCTTTGAACAATCATGGATCAAGAACACATGCCAACCGTAGTATGGACCCTATTCAAGAGGATCATATAGCATCTGAGGGTGATGGATCAGATGCCAGGGAGAATGCCTTGCCCTTAAATGAGAGTAATCTGAATTCTAAGGACATGACAAACAAGCACGTAGAAAGCCCatcaaatccataaatacaatggtttcttggaatccAAGCAAGCATTCTGTAATGCCTTCAAGTGGCGGCGATTGAGACCAGGCATGTCCCTAAATCTGCAAGTAGA
Protein-coding regions in this window:
- the LOC133717548 gene encoding RING-H2 finger protein ATL7-like; the encoded protein is MISSGVNLAMTVIGFAVSTMFIVFVCTRLICARIHLNVSRRSFPTASRSDLSILERGLHGVEPVAVANFPTKKYNDPFFSAVEDAQCTVCLAEYHGDDVLRILPYCGHSFHVTCIDIWLHQHSTCPVCRISLREHPERKHRLQPLFSSAIRSHYGTESSDIHSYRYPLNNHGSRTHANRSMDPIQEDHIASEGDGSDARENALPLNESNLNSKDMTNKHVESPSNP